From a region of the Aeoliella mucimassa genome:
- a CDS encoding O-acetyl-ADP-ribose deacetylase has product MQRIRIVKGDITTLKVDAVVNAANERMLGGGGVDGAIHQAAGPKLLAACEQVPTVAPEVRCPTGEARITPGFNLPANWVIHTVGPVWHGGQQGEAGKLAKCYQSCLSLAFEHDIRSVAFPAISCGVYRFPPQQAAEIARRETEKFLAKNDSVDEVLFVAFEPSMVEVMEQVAESSNL; this is encoded by the coding sequence ATGCAACGCATACGTATTGTTAAAGGCGATATTACTACTCTTAAAGTCGACGCGGTTGTGAACGCCGCCAATGAGCGGATGCTCGGCGGCGGCGGTGTCGACGGCGCGATCCACCAGGCGGCCGGGCCTAAGCTGCTTGCAGCGTGCGAGCAGGTGCCGACCGTGGCGCCGGAGGTCCGCTGCCCCACTGGCGAGGCCCGGATTACTCCCGGTTTCAATCTGCCCGCAAATTGGGTGATCCACACGGTCGGTCCCGTGTGGCACGGTGGGCAGCAAGGCGAGGCGGGTAAATTGGCGAAGTGCTATCAAAGTTGTTTGAGTCTGGCATTTGAGCACGACATTCGGTCGGTCGCTTTTCCGGCAATCAGTTGCGGCGTCTATCGTTTTCCTCCACAGCAAGCTGCCGAGATTGCTCGCCGCGAGACGGAGAAGTTTCTCGCGAAGAATGATTCGGTTGATGAAGTCCTGTTTGTCGCGTTTGAGCCCAGTATGGTGGAAGTGATGGAGCAGGTGGCGGAGAGCAGCAATCTTTAG
- a CDS encoding AtpZ/AtpI family protein, giving the protein MVVAYLWASRVLTVSLEMVLPGVGGLWLDGKLETTPLFTVVGFSGGLALGMWHLLTVTRASATERKQKR; this is encoded by the coding sequence ATGGTAGTCGCCTACCTGTGGGCTAGCCGAGTACTGACTGTCTCGCTGGAGATGGTACTCCCCGGAGTGGGGGGACTTTGGTTAGATGGGAAGCTGGAGACCACCCCGTTGTTTACGGTGGTAGGGTTCAGCGGTGGCCTGGCCTTGGGCATGTGGCACTTACTGACTGTTACCCGAGCGTCGGCAACTGAACGCAAACAGAAACGTTAG
- a CDS encoding SDR family NAD(P)-dependent oxidoreductase — MKILKGKRALVTGAASGIGRELALRLADQGMHLLLADRDEPGMAETARIAADAGVSIATQQYDASITESVSALARAAEHLPGGVDLLVNNAGIAYYGPTDRMSLEHFDRVISINMLSHIRLTQELLPMLLSRPDTHILNVCSIMGLVGLPKVCAYNAAKFGLVGYTESLRSEYGPQGLGVTALCPGLVRTNLFDTALSKTVQDHKNPPRWTTTTAEQVAKAAIKGIRRNRRVVVVEPIAKTLCVLKRFAPGLVDFALHIGRKRKEAKRLAYWAARQTPPPISNDEETREAA; from the coding sequence ATGAAAATCCTGAAAGGCAAACGTGCACTCGTTACCGGCGCGGCTTCCGGCATTGGCCGGGAGCTGGCGCTGCGACTTGCCGATCAGGGGATGCACTTACTGCTGGCCGATCGCGATGAACCTGGCATGGCCGAGACCGCCAGGATCGCTGCCGACGCGGGAGTGAGTATCGCGACTCAGCAGTACGATGCATCGATCACCGAGTCGGTCTCGGCCCTCGCCCGAGCGGCCGAGCACCTGCCCGGCGGTGTCGACCTGCTAGTCAACAACGCGGGGATCGCCTACTACGGTCCGACCGATCGGATGAGCCTCGAGCATTTCGATCGGGTGATTTCGATCAACATGCTGTCCCATATTCGGCTGACGCAAGAGTTGCTGCCGATGCTACTTTCGCGTCCTGATACGCACATTTTGAACGTGTGCAGCATTATGGGATTGGTCGGCCTGCCAAAGGTGTGCGCCTACAACGCGGCGAAGTTCGGCCTGGTCGGCTATACCGAATCGCTACGCAGCGAATACGGCCCGCAAGGCCTCGGTGTCACCGCGCTGTGCCCCGGTTTGGTGCGGACCAACCTGTTTGATACCGCGCTGTCGAAGACGGTGCAGGATCATAAGAATCCACCGCGTTGGACGACCACCACCGCCGAGCAAGTCGCCAAGGCAGCGATTAAAGGCATCCGCCGCAATCGTCGCGTCGTGGTGGTCGAACCGATCGCCAAGACGCTCTGCGTGCTGAAGCGGTTTGCTCCTGGACTGGTCGACTTTGCTTTGCACATTGGCCGCAAACGAAAAGAAGCCAAACGCCTGGCCTACTGGGCCGCGCGACAAACTCCCCCACCCATTAGCAACGACGAAGAAACTCGCGAAGCCGCCTGA
- a CDS encoding DUF4912 domain-containing protein — translation MTAATLRTYTCKDLAQMAKKEGVTGWHSMRKEELIDALAKAARRRKRRGEELEPPTPKKSSTNGAMAARLTPAQRRAKSRIEALRSRLSNMKNISGDREQNGQEEDRVVLMVRDAYWLQAHWEVRPSSVERARTALGHNWHGAKPTLRVYRVLEDGSSALYREVEIHGGVNHWYIDVDEPPSQFRAELGYRGDNETFYCLCRSSKVATPVPGSADAVNGSWGDVAENADRIFAMSGGYSAEGTSMELQQLLEERLQRRMGRPTETRFGNGANGMQGDREELSFAIDAELVIYGATTPRAHVTVEGEPVKLRPDGTFAVRMHLPDRRQVVPVVASDPDGVEQRTIILGVERNTKELEPVVRDATKSNPYS, via the coding sequence ATGACCGCAGCGACATTACGCACTTACACGTGCAAGGATCTCGCCCAGATGGCTAAAAAGGAAGGAGTCACGGGCTGGCACTCCATGCGTAAAGAGGAACTGATCGATGCACTCGCCAAGGCAGCCCGCCGACGGAAGCGGCGCGGCGAGGAGCTTGAGCCTCCGACGCCTAAGAAGAGTAGTACCAATGGAGCAATGGCCGCGCGGCTAACACCCGCTCAGCGGCGGGCGAAATCGCGAATCGAAGCCCTTCGTTCGCGACTTTCGAACATGAAAAACATCTCTGGCGACCGAGAGCAAAACGGACAAGAAGAAGACCGAGTTGTCTTGATGGTTCGCGATGCTTATTGGTTGCAAGCCCACTGGGAAGTTCGCCCGTCGAGCGTGGAACGTGCTCGGACCGCCTTAGGACACAACTGGCACGGCGCCAAACCCACCCTGCGTGTCTACCGGGTGTTGGAAGATGGCAGCTCGGCGCTCTATCGCGAGGTAGAGATCCACGGCGGCGTGAATCACTGGTATATCGATGTCGATGAACCACCAAGTCAATTCCGTGCCGAACTCGGCTACCGCGGCGACAACGAAACATTCTACTGTCTGTGCCGTAGCAGCAAGGTGGCCACTCCGGTACCTGGCTCGGCCGACGCAGTGAATGGCAGTTGGGGAGACGTGGCTGAGAATGCCGATCGCATCTTCGCTATGAGCGGCGGCTACTCCGCCGAAGGTACCAGCATGGAGCTGCAGCAGTTGCTTGAAGAGCGACTACAGCGCCGAATGGGACGCCCCACCGAAACCCGTTTCGGCAACGGTGCCAACGGCATGCAAGGCGATCGCGAAGAGCTGAGTTTCGCAATTGACGCCGAACTCGTCATCTACGGGGCGACCACTCCGCGCGCGCATGTAACCGTGGAAGGTGAGCCGGTAAAGCTCCGTCCCGATGGAACATTTGCCGTGCGGATGCACCTGCCCGATCGTCGGCAAGTAGTGCCGGTCGTGGCTTCCGACCCCGATGGGGTCGAGCAGCGGACGATCATTCTTGGTGTGGAACGTAATACCAAGGAATTGGAGCCAGTGGTGCGTGACGCGACCAAGTCGAATCCCTATAGCTAA
- a CDS encoding DUF1559 domain-containing protein: protein MRFRPTCILLAAAMFLAPTAALKAQQPVISRSFVSNKSVAAVSLRPQQMLKNPANALLPIEVAKAAGEKYLGMDAAHIEQAVCVIEPPLGPQFFYALFLKADQPWDLEKLAPEITEHTEPGEILGRKCLVSIDPAGPCFIVLKETTLIAASHGMLLKLMDPNVEKEDTVLTKLLAGHTTNDDLYVAVDMEGLRPLISLGMFQAASQVPPELQKFFNIPMLLQSGELTATLDGSLPSRLAFHAASETEASQVSQLLAEGKEQIKAQMLAEMQDSLAQMRQSGDPVQSAMADYTERVSGVYLDLFQPKQQGNTFMMFDSQQAGGAQVGAVAVIGILVALLLPAVQAGREAARRNASMNNLKQLDLALLNYESVRKEYPAHAIYSQEGKPLLSWRVAILPYLEGGDGLYQQFHLDEPWDSDHNKQLIPLMPAVFSSPSSILDPSKGKTNYVAPVGEGFVFDGTQKATRTRDVSDGTSMTVILLETSDEAAVTWTKPADWSYDTENPLKGLIGLRPGVFLAAFCDGHVSAIDEMIDTEFFKAILTKSGGEQVNAP, encoded by the coding sequence ATGCGTTTTCGCCCTACTTGCATTCTGTTGGCCGCGGCCATGTTTCTGGCCCCTACCGCAGCACTCAAAGCTCAGCAGCCAGTCATCAGCCGTTCGTTTGTCTCGAACAAGTCCGTTGCGGCTGTTTCGCTTCGCCCTCAGCAGATGCTGAAGAACCCTGCGAACGCGTTGCTGCCGATCGAAGTCGCCAAGGCGGCTGGCGAGAAATACCTAGGCATGGACGCTGCCCACATTGAACAGGCGGTATGCGTGATCGAGCCCCCGCTCGGCCCCCAGTTCTTCTACGCCCTGTTCCTCAAAGCCGACCAGCCATGGGATCTGGAAAAGCTAGCTCCCGAAATCACCGAACATACGGAGCCCGGCGAGATTCTCGGGCGCAAGTGCCTGGTGAGCATCGATCCTGCTGGTCCCTGCTTCATCGTGCTTAAGGAAACGACGCTCATTGCGGCCTCGCATGGGATGTTACTCAAGTTGATGGATCCCAACGTGGAGAAAGAAGATACGGTGCTCACGAAGCTACTCGCTGGGCATACAACGAACGACGACCTGTACGTGGCGGTCGATATGGAAGGCCTGCGGCCGCTGATCAGCCTCGGCATGTTCCAAGCGGCGTCGCAAGTGCCTCCAGAACTGCAGAAGTTCTTCAACATTCCCATGTTGCTGCAATCGGGCGAATTAACAGCCACCCTCGATGGCAGCTTGCCATCGCGACTTGCCTTTCACGCGGCATCCGAGACCGAGGCCTCGCAAGTCAGCCAGTTGCTCGCTGAGGGTAAAGAACAAATCAAAGCTCAAATGCTCGCCGAAATGCAAGACTCGCTTGCCCAAATGCGTCAGAGCGGCGATCCGGTTCAATCGGCCATGGCCGACTACACCGAGCGAGTCTCTGGGGTGTACCTTGATTTGTTCCAGCCCAAGCAACAGGGCAACACGTTTATGATGTTCGACTCGCAGCAGGCCGGCGGAGCCCAGGTCGGCGCGGTCGCGGTGATTGGCATTCTCGTCGCCTTGCTGCTACCAGCGGTGCAAGCCGGTCGTGAAGCCGCACGTCGCAACGCTTCGATGAACAACCTCAAGCAACTCGACCTGGCTCTGTTGAACTACGAGAGCGTCAGAAAAGAATATCCGGCCCACGCGATCTACAGCCAAGAGGGCAAACCTCTATTGAGCTGGCGGGTAGCGATTCTTCCTTACCTTGAGGGGGGAGATGGCCTTTACCAACAATTCCACCTGGATGAGCCATGGGATAGCGATCACAACAAGCAGCTGATTCCGCTGATGCCCGCAGTGTTTTCCAGCCCCAGTTCCATCCTCGATCCCTCAAAAGGAAAGACGAACTACGTTGCACCTGTTGGGGAAGGGTTTGTGTTTGATGGAACGCAGAAGGCAACGCGGACCAGGGACGTATCGGATGGCACTTCCATGACTGTGATTCTGCTCGAAACTTCCGACGAGGCAGCAGTCACCTGGACGAAACCAGCGGACTGGTCGTACGACACAGAGAATCCGCTGAAGGGGCTGATCGGCTTGCGTCCGGGCGTATTTCTCGCCGCGTTTTGCGATGGTCACGTTTCCGCCATCGACGAAATGATCGATACCGAATTCTTCAAGGCAATCCTCACCAAGTCTGGCGGCGAACAGGTTAACGCCCCCTAA
- the thpR gene encoding RNA 2',3'-cyclic phosphodiesterase, protein MAKVRTFIAVAPGPEVVERAERALMRLRRLADNVKWVERSNLHWTLHFLGELDDQEVYDVCKAAERAAGEVEAFSMIAEGVGAFPSNSRPRTLWLGAGEGGDGLVDLHAKLEEQLRPLGFRGETRKYVPHLTLGRAGRSLRPAESVALAEDLAKLTDFEGGSQTVEELIVYASRLRREGPEYAALATIPLS, encoded by the coding sequence ATGGCAAAAGTCCGAACGTTTATCGCGGTCGCTCCAGGTCCCGAAGTCGTTGAGCGGGCAGAGCGAGCGTTGATGCGATTGCGCCGCCTGGCCGACAACGTAAAGTGGGTGGAGCGTTCCAATTTGCATTGGACGCTCCACTTCCTCGGCGAATTGGACGACCAGGAAGTGTATGACGTTTGCAAGGCTGCGGAACGCGCGGCCGGTGAAGTAGAGGCCTTTAGCATGATTGCTGAAGGGGTCGGAGCTTTTCCGTCGAACAGCCGACCGCGCACGCTTTGGCTCGGTGCCGGAGAAGGGGGCGACGGGTTAGTCGACCTGCACGCGAAACTCGAAGAGCAACTTCGCCCGCTTGGCTTCCGAGGCGAAACGCGCAAGTACGTGCCGCATTTGACCCTCGGCAGGGCAGGGCGGTCACTGCGCCCCGCCGAGTCGGTGGCCTTGGCAGAAGATCTTGCCAAGCTCACCGACTTCGAAGGAGGCAGTCAAACAGTAGAAGAACTTATCGTGTACGCTAGCCGACTTCGCCGCGAAGGCCCGGAATACGCCGCCTTGGCGACCATTCCGCTGTCATAG
- the atpF gene encoding F0F1 ATP synthase subunit B: MSALQPFVRWLMLGCMLVAVTGAASLAIGAEHPSDEAASAASHEATTHGEAPEPVLNPLVFDPDLAIYTAIIFAVLLAVLWKFAWGPITEALDAREKAVADNIAAAEAKHEEAKGLLAAHEARLATAKEEVREMLEEARRDAEATKSQILSEAEAAAKSRHDRAVRDIEQARDSAVRTLAETSANLAVDLAGKVIAQNLSTDQQAELVREATTKLANTSPSNN, from the coding sequence ATGTCTGCGTTGCAACCGTTTGTCCGGTGGCTAATGCTGGGCTGCATGCTGGTCGCTGTGACTGGCGCTGCCAGCCTGGCAATTGGTGCCGAGCACCCCTCCGACGAAGCGGCATCGGCCGCTTCGCACGAGGCGACCACGCACGGCGAAGCGCCCGAACCGGTGCTTAACCCGCTCGTGTTCGACCCCGACTTGGCTATCTATACGGCGATTATCTTCGCGGTATTGCTGGCAGTGCTATGGAAGTTTGCCTGGGGCCCTATCACCGAAGCACTTGATGCTCGTGAAAAGGCCGTAGCCGACAACATCGCTGCTGCAGAAGCCAAGCACGAGGAAGCGAAAGGGTTGCTCGCAGCACACGAAGCCCGCCTGGCTACTGCCAAGGAAGAAGTTCGCGAGATGTTGGAAGAGGCTCGCCGTGATGCGGAAGCCACGAAGTCGCAGATTCTCAGCGAAGCGGAAGCTGCGGCTAAATCGCGTCACGATCGAGCTGTTCGCGACATCGAACAAGCCCGCGACAGTGCCGTACGAACGCTGGCCGAAACCAGCGCCAACTTGGCGGTCGACTTGGCCGGCAAGGTAATTGCCCAGAACCTTTCGACCGATCAACAGGCCGAACTGGTTCGCGAAGCAACTACCAAGCTGGCCAATACGTCGCCTAGCAATAACTAG
- a CDS encoding PfkB family carbohydrate kinase has translation MPLVVVGSVAIDNIETPTARRDNCLGGSATHFSYAASFFTTVRLVGVVGEDWPAEHTELLSNRGVDVTGLSQVSGGKTFTWTGRYEPNMNDRETLEVELNVFGEFDPVLPEAYRNAKYVFLANGVPGVQMKVLSQVPGRRLAVADTMDLWIQTQRDDLDALLQELDGLVLNDSEAKLITGTENLVEAGHKVRAMGPKFVVIKKGEHGAMFFSEHETYVMPAYPTPDVVDPTGAGDSFAGGMMGYLTEQDNFDPSTLKRAMAYGTLTASFNVEGFGLERMQQITREDIDRRMVEFEKMLSF, from the coding sequence ATGCCTTTAGTTGTTGTTGGTTCCGTTGCCATTGATAATATCGAGACCCCCACAGCCCGCCGGGACAACTGCCTGGGAGGTTCCGCTACGCACTTTTCCTACGCAGCGAGCTTCTTTACCACGGTCCGCCTGGTCGGAGTAGTAGGCGAAGACTGGCCCGCAGAGCATACCGAATTGCTCTCGAATCGCGGCGTCGATGTCACTGGACTGTCGCAGGTATCTGGCGGCAAGACCTTCACCTGGACAGGTCGCTACGAACCCAACATGAACGACCGCGAGACCCTGGAGGTCGAGCTCAACGTGTTCGGTGAGTTTGATCCCGTGTTGCCAGAAGCCTATCGCAACGCAAAATACGTGTTCCTAGCCAACGGTGTGCCCGGCGTACAGATGAAAGTGCTGAGCCAGGTGCCAGGCCGACGCTTGGCCGTAGCCGACACGATGGACCTGTGGATTCAAACCCAACGCGACGACCTCGACGCCTTGCTGCAAGAACTCGACGGGTTGGTGCTAAACGACAGCGAAGCAAAGCTGATCACAGGCACCGAAAACCTGGTAGAAGCAGGCCATAAGGTCCGCGCAATGGGTCCGAAATTCGTGGTCATCAAGAAGGGCGAGCACGGAGCGATGTTCTTCAGCGAACACGAAACCTACGTGATGCCCGCCTACCCCACGCCCGACGTGGTCGATCCCACCGGTGCAGGCGACAGTTTCGCTGGCGGCATGATGGGCTACCTGACCGAGCAAGACAACTTCGATCCATCGACTCTCAAGCGGGCCATGGCCTATGGTACCTTGACCGCGAGCTTCAATGTCGAAGGATTCGGCCTGGAACGGATGCAACAGATCACTCGCGAAGATATCGATCGTCGAATGGTCGAGTTCGAGAAGATGCTGAGCTTCTAG
- the atpB gene encoding F0F1 ATP synthase subunit A, whose translation MASHDPLSPETLFEHVQDADSFHFPRAFAPAHHGHFDIPQPFNLHQPLWEMKSGNAMLDSIVFPLDLKLTKFMVLELIAAVLIAIFFIGLATKIRYGGLPKGRLWNMLEAMILFIRDNVARPCIGKDDADRYVPFLLTMFFFILGCNLLGMIPWMGSPTGAFAVTAALALMTFIVTVGTGIQKFGFMGFLKSQVPHMDLPGPIGPPMKFGIFLIEMLGLCVKHAVLSIRLLANMFAGHIVLAVIVAFIAATANTLFFWGVMPASILGATAISLLELFVAFLQAYVFVFLASLFIGAAVHPH comes from the coding sequence ATGGCCAGTCACGACCCGCTCAGCCCGGAAACACTGTTCGAACACGTCCAAGATGCGGACTCGTTCCACTTTCCGCGCGCGTTCGCACCTGCACATCACGGTCACTTCGATATCCCGCAGCCCTTCAATCTTCATCAGCCATTATGGGAGATGAAGTCGGGCAACGCGATGCTCGACAGCATTGTGTTCCCGCTCGACCTGAAACTCACCAAGTTCATGGTGCTCGAGTTGATTGCTGCAGTGCTAATCGCGATCTTCTTCATTGGACTCGCGACCAAGATTCGCTACGGGGGACTCCCCAAAGGCCGCCTGTGGAACATGCTCGAAGCGATGATTTTGTTCATCCGCGATAATGTTGCCCGCCCCTGCATCGGCAAAGACGATGCAGATCGTTACGTGCCATTTCTGCTAACGATGTTCTTTTTCATCCTCGGCTGCAACCTGCTGGGAATGATCCCTTGGATGGGGTCGCCCACCGGAGCGTTTGCCGTGACCGCTGCACTAGCGTTGATGACATTCATCGTCACCGTTGGTACTGGTATCCAGAAGTTTGGCTTCATGGGATTTCTTAAATCTCAAGTGCCACACATGGATCTACCAGGGCCGATTGGACCACCGATGAAGTTCGGCATCTTCCTGATCGAAATGCTTGGCTTGTGCGTCAAACACGCGGTGCTTTCCATTCGTTTGTTAGCGAACATGTTTGCCGGTCATATCGTGCTGGCTGTGATCGTGGCGTTCATTGCGGCCACTGCTAATACACTGTTTTTCTGGGGTGTGATGCCTGCCAGTATTCTGGGAGCCACCGCCATAAGTTTGCTTGAGTTATTCGTCGCCTTTTTGCAGGCATACGTTTTTGTCTTCCTTGCGTCGCTGTTTATCGGCGCCGCCGTTCATCCACACTAG
- the atpH gene encoding ATP synthase F1 subunit delta, producing the protein MSSPYSTNIESAEAIVDVGQEQLARTYAKAFLSATESMDQAALVEELDSLVTDVLKKFPEFNYHLTSDFLSHDERVKLIDGVLGGRASAPVVNLLKTLSQNHRNGSLHTVLHAIHKLYGETIGRHEVRVYVPQALDAKQQADLSEVLKNRFGMEAEFHVHIDPSLIGGLIVQIGDTVFDGSVRTTLERARHHMLEHAIEAIETNPQRFAAD; encoded by the coding sequence ATGTCTTCACCCTACTCAACAAACATCGAAAGTGCCGAAGCCATCGTGGACGTTGGCCAGGAGCAACTCGCCCGCACGTACGCCAAGGCGTTTCTGTCGGCTACCGAATCGATGGACCAGGCCGCCCTGGTTGAAGAGTTAGATTCGCTGGTGACCGATGTGCTCAAGAAGTTCCCCGAGTTTAACTATCACCTGACTTCCGACTTTCTCTCGCACGACGAGAGAGTGAAGTTGATTGATGGTGTCCTGGGGGGCCGGGCATCGGCACCTGTCGTGAATCTACTGAAGACCCTATCGCAGAACCACCGCAACGGCTCGTTGCACACGGTGCTGCACGCCATTCACAAGCTCTACGGGGAAACCATCGGCCGCCACGAAGTTCGTGTTTATGTGCCGCAAGCACTCGACGCGAAACAGCAGGCCGACCTCAGTGAAGTATTGAAGAATCGATTTGGCATGGAGGCGGAATTCCATGTTCATATCGATCCCTCTTTGATCGGTGGATTGATCGTTCAGATTGGCGACACGGTTTTCGATGGTTCAGTACGAACCACGCTCGAACGTGCTCGCCACCATATGCTTGAGCATGCGATTGAAGCCATCGAAACCAATCCTCAGCGGTTTGCTGCGGACTAA
- a CDS encoding glutamine--tRNA ligase/YqeY domain fusion protein: MPASPSDESTPRTSRNFIQQIIDADRARNPDTVVHTRFPPEPNGYLHIGHAKSICLNFGLSQEYNGKFNLRFDDTNPTKEEQEYVDSIIDDVRWLGGEWEDRLFFASDYFDQLYEWAVQLVKAGKAYVCDLNAEEMREYRGTLTEPGKNSPYRERTVEENLDLFQRMKAGEFEDGSRTLRAKIDMASPNLNLRDPVMYRVKHAHHHRTGDKWCIYPSYDYTHGQSDSIEGITHSICTLEFENHRPLYDWFLEKLDVHRPRQIEFARLNLSYAVMSKRKLLQLVQEKHVAGWDDPRMLTIRGLRRRGYTPEAMRAFCERIGVAKFNSTIDMAWLEDAIREDLNERAPRRMAVLRPLRVVLTNVQPSSSHTCHLANHPQKPDFGTRDVTMSREIFIEADDFMEDAPKKFFRLKPGGAVRLRGAGIAVCDEVVKDADGNAVELKCSFNPDTTATHDGKKVKGTIHWVDAGEAIEAQVRLYDHLFAVESPDDAPEGGTFLDNLNPNSLEIVTAKVEPALAEASAGESFQFERLGYFVVDSVDSLPNKPVFNRTVTLRDTWGKAKNK, encoded by the coding sequence ATGCCCGCCAGCCCCTCCGACGAATCCACCCCTCGCACCTCGCGGAATTTCATTCAGCAGATTATCGATGCCGATCGCGCCCGCAATCCGGATACCGTGGTCCATACACGGTTCCCTCCCGAGCCAAACGGCTATTTGCATATCGGCCATGCGAAAAGCATCTGCCTGAACTTCGGCCTGTCGCAGGAATACAACGGCAAGTTCAACCTGCGGTTCGACGACACAAATCCCACGAAGGAAGAGCAGGAATACGTCGACTCGATCATCGACGATGTGCGCTGGCTGGGCGGCGAGTGGGAAGATCGTTTGTTCTTCGCTTCGGACTACTTCGACCAGCTTTATGAATGGGCGGTTCAGCTCGTGAAAGCCGGCAAGGCCTACGTCTGCGACTTGAACGCGGAAGAAATGCGCGAGTATCGCGGCACCCTCACCGAGCCTGGCAAGAACAGTCCTTACCGCGAACGAACCGTGGAAGAGAATCTCGATCTGTTCCAGCGGATGAAGGCCGGGGAGTTCGAAGATGGCTCGCGGACGCTCCGCGCAAAGATCGACATGGCTTCGCCCAACCTGAACCTTCGCGACCCCGTGATGTATCGGGTGAAGCATGCCCACCATCATCGCACCGGCGACAAGTGGTGCATTTATCCTTCGTACGACTACACCCACGGACAGAGCGATTCGATCGAAGGCATTACCCATTCGATTTGCACGCTCGAGTTCGAGAACCATCGCCCGCTGTACGATTGGTTCCTCGAGAAACTCGACGTGCATCGCCCGCGTCAAATTGAGTTCGCTCGGCTGAACCTGAGCTACGCGGTGATGAGCAAGCGGAAGCTGCTGCAGCTTGTGCAGGAGAAGCATGTCGCCGGCTGGGACGATCCTCGCATGCTCACCATTCGCGGGCTGCGCCGCCGGGGGTACACCCCCGAGGCGATGCGGGCGTTCTGCGAACGCATCGGCGTGGCCAAGTTCAACAGCACCATCGATATGGCTTGGCTCGAGGATGCCATTCGGGAGGACCTGAACGAGCGGGCACCGCGCCGCATGGCAGTGCTACGCCCGTTGCGAGTAGTGCTCACCAATGTGCAGCCTTCGAGTTCGCACACCTGCCACTTGGCAAACCATCCACAAAAGCCCGACTTTGGCACTCGCGATGTGACCATGAGTCGCGAGATCTTCATCGAAGCCGACGACTTCATGGAAGACGCTCCGAAGAAGTTTTTCCGCCTGAAGCCGGGCGGGGCGGTTCGCTTGCGTGGCGCAGGCATTGCGGTATGCGACGAAGTCGTTAAAGACGCTGATGGTAACGCGGTCGAGCTTAAGTGCTCGTTTAATCCCGACACGACCGCCACGCACGATGGCAAAAAGGTGAAGGGCACCATCCATTGGGTCGACGCGGGCGAGGCCATCGAGGCCCAGGTGCGACTGTACGATCACCTGTTCGCGGTCGAGAGCCCCGACGATGCTCCGGAAGGTGGCACGTTCCTCGACAACCTGAATCCTAACTCGCTAGAGATCGTCACCGCCAAGGTGGAACCGGCGCTGGCCGAGGCCTCGGCGGGCGAGTCGTTCCAGTTCGAGCGTTTGGGTTACTTCGTGGTCGACTCGGTCGACTCGCTCCCCAACAAGCCGGTGTTTAACCGCACGGTTACGCTTCGCGACACCTGGGGCAAAGCCAAAAACAAATAG
- the atpE gene encoding ATP synthase F0 subunit C, with the protein MAKTLRMMMLLAMLGLVAAPAFAQGDGEETETTTLTEETTDAETPVVEEEVAAEGLMLNKLGAGIGAGIVLLGVGFGIGRIGGQAVEGMSRQPEVAGNIQTAMIIAAALIEGAGFFALVVCLLA; encoded by the coding sequence GTGGCTAAAACGCTTCGCATGATGATGTTGCTGGCAATGCTCGGTCTGGTAGCAGCCCCCGCTTTCGCTCAAGGCGATGGTGAGGAAACCGAAACCACCACCCTGACTGAAGAAACAACCGACGCCGAAACTCCGGTGGTTGAAGAGGAAGTCGCAGCTGAAGGCCTGATGCTGAATAAGCTTGGTGCTGGCATTGGTGCTGGTATCGTGCTGCTCGGTGTTGGCTTCGGTATCGGTCGCATCGGTGGCCAGGCTGTCGAAGGCATGTCGCGTCAGCCCGAAGTCGCTGGCAACATCCAAACTGCCATGATTATTGCCGCCGCTCTGATCGAAGGTGCCGGCTTCTTCGCCTTGGTGGTCTGTCTGTTGGCCTAA